A region of Sphingomonas sp. DNA encodes the following proteins:
- the lexA gene encoding transcriptional repressor LexA: MLTRKQQELLLYINAKLSESGVSPSFEEMKEALDLKSKSGVHRLISALEERGFIRRLPNRARALEVLKMPDVRPAAANASVPVAPPRAANDILDIPLHGRIAAGTPIEALQGTDTLPVPAALLGPGEHYALEVAGDSMVEEGILDGDYALIRRQETARDGEIVVALIDDEEATLKTFRREGQMIRLDPANRQYDPQRYRPEQVQIQGRLAGLLRRY, from the coding sequence ATGCTGACTCGCAAGCAACAGGAACTGCTTCTCTACATCAACGCCAAGCTGTCCGAGAGTGGCGTCTCGCCTTCGTTCGAGGAAATGAAGGAGGCGCTCGATCTCAAGTCGAAGAGCGGCGTCCACCGGCTCATATCGGCGCTGGAGGAGCGCGGCTTTATCCGGCGCCTGCCCAACCGGGCGCGGGCGCTCGAGGTGCTGAAGATGCCGGACGTCCGGCCCGCCGCGGCGAACGCCAGTGTTCCGGTTGCGCCGCCCCGCGCCGCCAACGACATCCTGGACATCCCGCTGCACGGCCGGATCGCGGCCGGCACGCCGATCGAGGCGCTGCAGGGCACGGACACATTGCCCGTCCCTGCCGCGTTGCTCGGCCCTGGCGAGCATTATGCGCTGGAAGTGGCCGGCGATTCGATGGTCGAGGAAGGCATTCTCGACGGCGACTATGCGCTGATCCGCCGGCAGGAGACGGCGCGCGACGGCGAGATCGTGGTCGCGCTGATCGACGACGAGGAAGCGACGCTCAAGACCTTCCGCCGCGAGGGCCAGATGATCCGGCTCGATCCGGCCAACCGGCAATATGATCCGCAGCGCTACCGGCCGGAGCAAGTGCAGATCCAGGGCCGGCTGGCGGGGCTGCTGCGCCGCTACTGA
- a CDS encoding peptidyl-prolyl cis-trans isomerase — protein sequence MALSRKVRTWTMAAILALALGAMVVTGFGTDGMGGMGGLAGGGSGDRIARVDGRPVGETELNDLINRQFAQARQQQPTLDMATFLEMGAFDAMLDQLIIGKAIQAFGGRQGLVVSQRMVDREIVNIPAFRNFTGQFDDATFRQMLQSQNITEAQLRDDLARSLMQRQLLGPVAIGARAPEGIAREYANLLLERRTGTIGVVPAELLAEGIAPSAQEIQAYYTRNRARFSIPERRVVRFAMISPDLIAARASATDAEIAAYYRDNQAEFGPRQTRSLQQVVLQDQATADAFVQRVRGGTSFADAASQAGFGARDITFPSRTQEQFAGETSPEVARAAFGAEQGAVAGPIRSDLGFHVVRVEAVERSAARPLENVRAEIAQAIEQRKSADLMNVLIQRIEEGISGGANVEQVARANGLNLITTPPITANGQVPGQVWSIPPGLAPLLRTAFEIDADDPEPAIETLEGENRFALVDVERVIPAAPPPLAQIQNEVRAALVQERALVRARQIAQSIVDRINGGTAPAAAFAAAQPRLPTPQAVNMQRLEISQGAQQVPPPLLALFSLPEGRARLVAAPNDAGWFVVHHATRTPGNAADRPELIATTRAEFSGSAAEEIAQQFARAVEARSRVERNADAIARMRARLSGNAQQ from the coding sequence ATGGCCCTTTCCCGCAAAGTTCGCACCTGGACCATGGCCGCCATATTGGCGCTCGCTCTCGGCGCGATGGTCGTCACCGGCTTTGGCACCGATGGCATGGGGGGCATGGGCGGCCTCGCCGGCGGCGGAAGCGGCGACCGCATCGCCCGCGTAGACGGCAGGCCGGTGGGCGAAACCGAGCTCAACGACCTCATCAACCGCCAGTTCGCCCAGGCCCGCCAGCAGCAGCCGACGCTCGACATGGCGACCTTCCTGGAGATGGGCGCGTTCGATGCGATGCTCGACCAGCTCATCATCGGCAAGGCGATCCAGGCCTTCGGCGGCAGACAGGGCCTGGTCGTTTCGCAGCGCATGGTCGATCGCGAGATCGTCAACATCCCGGCCTTCCGCAATTTCACCGGCCAGTTCGACGATGCGACCTTCCGCCAAATGCTCCAGTCGCAGAACATCACCGAGGCCCAGTTGCGCGACGACCTCGCCCGCTCGCTGATGCAGCGCCAGCTGCTGGGCCCGGTGGCGATCGGCGCGCGCGCACCGGAGGGCATTGCTCGCGAATATGCCAACCTGCTGCTGGAACGTCGAACCGGTACGATCGGCGTCGTTCCCGCCGAGTTGCTGGCCGAAGGCATCGCGCCGTCGGCGCAGGAGATTCAAGCCTATTACACACGTAACCGCGCGCGCTTTTCCATTCCCGAGCGGCGCGTGGTCCGCTTCGCGATGATCAGCCCGGATCTGATCGCCGCGCGCGCCAGCGCGACCGATGCCGAGATCGCCGCATATTATCGCGACAACCAGGCCGAGTTCGGCCCGCGCCAGACGCGCTCGCTCCAGCAGGTGGTGCTCCAGGACCAGGCGACGGCGGATGCGTTCGTCCAGCGGGTGCGCGGCGGGACGAGTTTCGCCGACGCCGCTTCCCAGGCCGGCTTCGGCGCGCGCGACATCACATTCCCCAGTCGCACCCAGGAACAGTTTGCCGGCGAGACGTCTCCCGAAGTAGCGCGCGCGGCATTCGGCGCCGAACAGGGCGCCGTGGCGGGGCCGATCCGTTCGGACTTGGGTTTCCACGTCGTGCGCGTCGAAGCGGTGGAGCGCAGCGCGGCCCGCCCGCTCGAAAATGTGCGGGCCGAAATCGCCCAGGCGATCGAGCAGCGCAAGAGCGCGGACCTGATGAATGTGCTGATCCAACGCATCGAAGAAGGCATTTCCGGCGGCGCCAACGTCGAGCAAGTGGCTCGCGCCAACGGCCTCAATCTCATCACCACCCCGCCGATCACCGCGAACGGCCAGGTGCCCGGCCAGGTCTGGTCGATCCCGCCCGGCCTCGCGCCGCTGTTGCGCACAGCATTCGAGATCGACGCCGACGACCCCGAGCCCGCAATCGAAACCCTGGAAGGCGAGAACCGCTTCGCCCTCGTTGACGTCGAGCGGGTGATCCCGGCCGCGCCGCCGCCGCTGGCGCAGATCCAGAACGAAGTGCGCGCCGCATTGGTGCAGGAACGCGCCCTCGTCCGCGCCCGGCAGATCGCGCAGAGCATTGTCGATCGCATCAACGGCGGCACGGCGCCGGCCGCCGCCTTTGCCGCCGCGCAGCCACGCCTGCCAACACCCCAGGCCGTCAACATGCAGCGCCTGGAGATCAGCCAGGGCGCCCAGCAGGTGCCACCGCCGCTGCTCGCCCTGTTCAGCCTGCCGGAAGGCCGCGCGCGGCTTGTCGCGGCACCGAACGACGCGGGCTGGTTCGTCGTCCACCATGCGACGCGCACCCCCGGCAACGCCGCCGACCGGCCGGAGCTGATCGCCACCACGCGCGCCGAATTCTCCGGTTCGGCCGCCGAGGAGATCGCCCAGCAATTCGCCCGCGCCGTCGAGGCGCGCAGCCGGGTCGAGCGCAATGCCGATGCGATCGCCCGGATGCGCGCCCGGCTGTCGGGGAATGCGCAGCAATGA
- the secG gene encoding preprotein translocase subunit SecG, whose product MFTFILIVQAFVALAMITVILMQRSEGGGFAGGGSPSGLMTARGASDFLTRSTSILATVFVVLSIVLAGLAANTGGPRTIDPNLARQAPAAPVQPQQPFTLPGAAPQGAPTDQAPAATNQAGGVPIAQ is encoded by the coding sequence CTGTTCACCTTCATCCTGATCGTCCAGGCGTTCGTCGCCCTCGCGATGATCACGGTCATCCTGATGCAGCGTTCGGAAGGCGGCGGCTTCGCCGGCGGCGGCAGTCCATCGGGCCTGATGACAGCGCGCGGCGCATCGGACTTCCTCACGCGATCGACCTCGATCCTGGCGACCGTGTTCGTCGTGCTTTCGATCGTCCTGGCCGGTCTCGCCGCCAATACCGGCGGTCCGCGTACCATCGATCCGAATCTCGCCCGGCAGGCTCCGGCCGCCCCGGTCCAGCCGCAACAGCCGTTCACGCTGCCCGGCGCCGCGCCGCAGGGCGCTCCGACCGACCAGGCCCCTGCCGCGACCAATCAGGCGGGTGGCGTTCCGATCGCGCAATAA
- the tpiA gene encoding triose-phosphate isomerase — protein sequence MDLRRKLVVGNWKMNGSIAQLGELAGITEAARESGGVDVGICPPFTLIAPAVTRSGGLMIGAQDCHAKESGAHTGCVSVAMVKEAGARAVIVGHSERRADQHEKDGEIQLKAEAALAGGLLTIVCVGESAAEREAGRHVEVVRSQLAGSLPDNWEDGELVVAYEPVWAIGTGKVATPADVAEMHADIRAALVARHGERGGRVRILYGGSVKADNAAELFAVPDVDGALVGGASLTADAFVPIVEAAARS from the coding sequence ATGGACCTCCGCCGCAAGCTCGTCGTCGGCAACTGGAAGATGAACGGGAGCATCGCCCAGTTGGGGGAGCTTGCGGGTATCACCGAGGCTGCGCGCGAGTCGGGTGGCGTGGATGTCGGCATCTGTCCGCCCTTCACGCTTATCGCGCCCGCCGTCACCCGATCCGGCGGTCTGATGATCGGCGCGCAGGATTGCCACGCGAAAGAGAGCGGCGCCCATACCGGTTGCGTGTCCGTTGCGATGGTGAAGGAGGCAGGAGCCCGCGCCGTCATTGTCGGCCATAGCGAGCGCCGGGCGGACCAGCACGAGAAAGATGGCGAAATTCAGCTCAAGGCGGAGGCCGCGCTGGCCGGCGGGCTGCTCACGATCGTGTGCGTCGGCGAAAGCGCGGCGGAGCGCGAAGCTGGCCGCCATGTCGAGGTGGTGCGGTCGCAGCTCGCCGGTTCGCTTCCCGACAATTGGGAGGATGGCGAGCTGGTCGTCGCCTATGAGCCGGTCTGGGCGATCGGCACTGGCAAGGTCGCGACGCCCGCCGATGTCGCGGAAATGCACGCGGACATCCGCGCCGCTCTGGTCGCCCGCCATGGCGAGCGCGGCGGGCGGGTGCGCATCCTCTATGGCGGCTCGGTCAAGGCCGACAATGCCGCCGAGCTGTTTGCCGTGCCGGACGTGGACGGCGCGCTGGTCGGCGGGGCGAGCCTCACCGCCGACGCCTTCGTGCCGATCGTCGAAGCCGCCGCGCGCAGTTGA
- a CDS encoding aminodeoxychorismate/anthranilate synthase component II, giving the protein MILVIDNYDSFTWNLVHYLQEIGAEVGVARNDSLSAAEALASGAAAFLISPGPGAPDEAGISLDLVAACTTARRPLLGVCLGHQAIGRHFGAAIARAPAIMHGKVSDIVHDGSGVFAGLPSPFPATRYHSLILAPESIPDALIVNATAPDGTVQGVRHRGLPIHGVQFHPESIASAHGHTLLRNFLNLAAAA; this is encoded by the coding sequence GTGATCCTCGTCATCGACAATTATGACAGCTTCACCTGGAACCTGGTTCACTATCTGCAGGAGATCGGCGCCGAGGTAGGGGTCGCGCGCAACGACTCGCTGAGTGCCGCGGAGGCGCTGGCCAGCGGCGCGGCGGCGTTCCTGATCTCGCCGGGGCCGGGCGCGCCGGACGAGGCCGGCATTTCGCTCGATCTGGTCGCGGCCTGCACCACGGCACGACGCCCCCTGCTGGGCGTCTGCCTCGGCCATCAGGCGATCGGGCGGCATTTCGGCGCGGCGATCGCGCGGGCGCCGGCGATCATGCACGGCAAGGTTTCCGATATCGTGCATGACGGCAGCGGCGTCTTCGCCGGTCTGCCCTCGCCTTTTCCGGCGACGCGTTATCATTCGCTGATTCTGGCACCGGAAAGCATCCCCGATGCGCTGATCGTCAATGCGACCGCGCCGGACGGCACCGTCCAGGGCGTGCGCCACCGCGGATTGCCGATCCACGGCGTCCAGTTCCATCCCGAAAGCATCGCCAGCGCGCACGGCCATACGCTGTTGCGCAATTTCCTGAACCTCGCCGCCGCCGCTTGA